The genomic DNA CTATTTTGTTTTGCGACAATGGAAGGCTGAATATATGAAGAAGTCTGACGAACAAAACCCTCCGACAGATAAACAAATCAAAGAGAGTGAGGAGTTAAGGAAACTTCGCAAAGAGGATTACCGACT from Leptospira fainei serovar Hurstbridge str. BUT 6 includes the following:
- a CDS encoding transposase is translated as MSKKGKYSPEFKEQAIKRILTGSFTIKEVAESLGISYFVLRQWKAEYMKKSDEQNPPTDKQIKESEELRKLRKEDYRL